Proteins co-encoded in one candidate division WOR-3 bacterium genomic window:
- a CDS encoding division/cell wall cluster transcriptional repressor MraZ: MGRNNRINPVDEKGRVSFPHDLRKALSPDGNGKIILTRGPEKCIWVFSEREWKNFENAFREKGVGDFKNRTLMRLLLGDAVETEFDNHGRILIPGHLAEYAGIKRECRFVRMFAWIEIWDPARYEETIEKVKEEINYDEYFGNFKF, from the coding sequence GTGGGAAGGAATAACCGAATTAATCCGGTTGATGAAAAAGGGAGAGTTTCCTTCCCCCATGATTTGCGTAAGGCGCTCTCCCCTGATGGAAATGGTAAAATAATTTTAACAAGAGGACCTGAAAAATGTATATGGGTCTTTTCTGAAAGGGAATGGAAAAATTTTGAAAATGCCTTCAGGGAAAAAGGTGTAGGAGATTTCAAAAACAGAACCCTTATGAGGCTTTTACTTGGTGATGCTGTTGAAACAGAATTTGATAACCATGGAAGAATCCTTATACCAGGGCATCTTGCTGAATACGCTGGAATAAAAAGGGAATGTAGATTTGTAAGAATGTTTGCATGGATTGAAATATGGGACCCTGCAAGATATGAAGAAACCATTGAAAAAGTAAAAGAGGAAATAAACTATGACGAATACTTCGGTAATTTCAAATTCTGA
- a CDS encoding TonB-dependent receptor family protein has translation MIFFISEFIFAEEKVQKFFPVFKGNSKIKGFVIDGRTKEALPYATCTLHREEEDKVLKGTLADDKGFFLLKEIPPGKYSLKVDFVGYKLKVLSNINIKPKDTLIDLDKIELEPAFYETEAVEVTKSPLPVKFEIDKKVINLSEEPAYKSGTALEVLKNIPSINVDISGNVSLRGSENFQVFIDGKKTGIDPNIILSQIPASSIDRIEIITNPSAKYDPEGTSGILNIILKKGEEKGLSLISNLNIGMYDNYGGDGILAFKKNNLKGLIGFNYNKRRFPNLIELSRNIEGNSLFSKGEYTRGSTPYSLRSEIEYNFKEKNTLFFSANLGEWSMLFDSRTEYLDQNKTSLLFLTESHFNRKSPYIDLNFSEKTEFSKDHEFSFDFIYSLRKGDEYNLNYTKDPRDSILSGSKSEEKGPSKRINSRINYIYPLFKNFRFEVGGEGEFSRSEDEVFYYEYDSIKKDFVLNENFNKEILYKDDRYAPYLLFKGNISKFSIQSGLRMELTDRKISFRDTNFDYILRRWDYFPSLHFSLTLKEGTQIKSSYTRRIKRPRPFMLEPFITYMDAYNVRKGNPDLKPEYTDSYEFSLIFPFLKGTLILETYLREIYNTIEMVRVPYNDSVFMMTNENVGTSYTGGLEITYNFSPFKFMSLNFLGDFYYYRLKGNLLNESFEKENSSYNLRLNINSFLPKSLRIQTILNYEGERETSQGKRGKVYYVDLSLQKFFLGRNLALNLQVRDIFGTSGHLYEIKGVNYYFFQSFNPKTPLFVLTVTYNFNNFKYEKGKRKEVEEREPVEEMEF, from the coding sequence TTGATTTTTTTTATTTCAGAATTTATTTTTGCAGAGGAAAAAGTTCAAAAATTCTTTCCAGTTTTCAAAGGAAATTCTAAAATAAAAGGTTTTGTTATTGATGGAAGGACTAAAGAAGCTCTTCCCTATGCTACCTGTACCCTTCATAGAGAGGAAGAAGATAAAGTTTTAAAGGGAACACTTGCTGATGATAAAGGATTTTTCCTTTTAAAGGAAATTCCCCCTGGAAAATATTCTTTAAAAGTAGATTTTGTTGGATATAAACTAAAAGTTTTATCAAATATAAATATAAAACCAAAAGATACTCTTATAGACCTTGATAAAATTGAACTTGAACCTGCTTTTTATGAAACTGAAGCTGTTGAAGTGACAAAAAGTCCCCTTCCAGTTAAATTTGAAATTGATAAAAAAGTTATTAATTTAAGTGAAGAACCTGCTTATAAATCAGGAACTGCCCTTGAAGTCTTAAAAAACATACCATCAATAAATGTCGATATAAGCGGTAATGTGAGTTTAAGAGGAAGTGAAAATTTCCAGGTTTTTATAGATGGAAAAAAAACAGGAATTGACCCAAATATAATTTTAAGTCAAATCCCTGCTTCCTCCATAGATAGGATTGAAATTATAACAAACCCTTCTGCTAAATATGACCCTGAAGGAACAAGTGGAATATTGAACATAATATTAAAAAAGGGTGAGGAAAAAGGATTAAGTCTAATTTCAAACTTAAATATTGGAATGTACGATAATTACGGTGGGGACGGGATTTTAGCTTTCAAAAAAAATAACTTAAAAGGATTAATAGGTTTTAATTATAACAAAAGAAGATTTCCAAATTTAATTGAACTTTCAAGGAATATAGAAGGAAATTCTTTATTCTCAAAAGGTGAATATACAAGGGGTTCAACACCTTACAGTTTAAGATCAGAAATTGAATATAATTTCAAGGAAAAAAACACACTTTTCTTTTCGGCAAATTTAGGAGAATGGAGCATGCTTTTTGATTCAAGGACAGAGTATTTAGACCAAAATAAAACTTCTCTTCTTTTTTTGACAGAGAGTCACTTTAATAGAAAAAGTCCTTACATTGATCTAAATTTCAGTGAAAAAACAGAATTCAGTAAAGATCATGAGTTCTCCTTTGATTTTATTTACAGTCTTAGAAAAGGAGATGAGTATAACCTTAATTATACAAAAGATCCAAGAGATAGTATTCTTTCAGGTTCTAAAAGTGAAGAAAAGGGACCATCAAAAAGGATAAATTCAAGAATAAATTATATCTATCCACTTTTCAAAAACTTTAGGTTTGAGGTAGGAGGTGAGGGAGAGTTTTCAAGAAGTGAAGATGAAGTTTTTTATTATGAATATGATTCAATTAAGAAGGATTTTGTATTAAATGAAAATTTTAACAAAGAAATTCTTTATAAGGATGATCGCTATGCACCCTACTTACTTTTTAAAGGAAATATATCTAAATTCAGTATTCAATCAGGTTTAAGGATGGAATTAACAGATAGAAAAATAAGCTTCAGGGACACAAATTTTGATTACATATTAAGGAGATGGGATTATTTTCCTTCTCTTCATTTCTCTTTAACTTTAAAAGAAGGTACTCAGATTAAATCAAGTTATACAAGAAGGATAAAAAGACCGAGACCCTTTATGCTTGAGCCTTTTATTACTTATATGGATGCATACAATGTTAGAAAAGGTAATCCTGATTTAAAACCTGAATATACGGATAGCTATGAGTTTTCTTTGATTTTCCCTTTTTTAAAGGGAACTCTTATATTAGAGACTTATTTAAGGGAAATTTACAATACTATTGAAATGGTGAGAGTGCCTTATAATGATTCTGTTTTTATGATGACAAATGAAAATGTAGGAACATCTTATACTGGAGGTTTAGAAATAACTTATAATTTTTCACCTTTTAAATTTATGTCACTGAATTTTTTGGGTGATTTCTACTATTACAGGTTAAAGGGTAATTTATTGAACGAAAGTTTTGAAAAGGAAAATTCAAGTTACAATTTAAGGTTGAACATTAATTCTTTTCTACCCAAATCACTTAGAATACAGACAATCTTAAATTATGAAGGGGAAAGAGAAACTTCCCAGGGTAAGAGGGGAAAAGTTTATTATGTGGATCTTTCTCTTCAGAAATTTTTTCTTGGTAGAAATTTAGCTTTAAATCTTCAGGTAAGGGATATTTTTGGAACTTCAGGACACTTATATGAAATTAAAGGTGTTAACTACTATTTTTTCCAGAGTTTTAATCCTAAAACCCCTCTTTTTGTTCTTACAGTGACTTACAACTTTAATAATTTTAAATATGAAAAGGGAAAAAGAAAAGAAGTTGAGGAAAGAGAACCTGTAGAAGAAATGGAGTTTTAA
- the murF gene encoding UDP-N-acetylmuramoyl-tripeptide--D-alanyl-D-alanine ligase, with protein MKGLIEKILKDLKSVKIDSREIKEGDIFFALKGEKTHGAYFVEDALKRGAKLAILPKEFENRFKNEKIIFVEDTLKFLIELAKERRKNLKGKIIAITGTVGKTTLKFMLSHIMNKNNRRNFPSPKSYNNFIGASLTLLNAPLETDYIIMEAGINKEGEMEELREIIKPDLGILTKIGPGHLEGLKNIEKVAEEKSKLFEKLSSESFLVVNKNSPYIHLIKTKAKIVYYEVKEKSLKWDGKYFIYKNDFTFRINVPSFGMVENALSALKTSFLLKLNISEDIFDDFKFPELRMQLINYKDATIILDAYNANPLSMEDAIKTGTFFNKKEKYLFMGDMLELGEYSEFYHREIARILKAKNYNAVFTFGEYSRFTSEESEKLGLFSSHYTDKNKMKEKLKEILERNVLIVIKGSRKMEMEKILEGVINVP; from the coding sequence ATGAAAGGATTAATTGAAAAAATTTTAAAAGATTTAAAATCTGTAAAAATTGACTCTCGGGAAATTAAAGAGGGTGATATATTTTTTGCTTTGAAAGGAGAAAAAACTCATGGAGCTTATTTTGTAGAGGATGCACTAAAAAGGGGAGCTAAACTTGCTATTTTACCAAAAGAATTTGAAAACAGATTCAAAAATGAAAAAATAATTTTTGTTGAAGATACTCTCAAATTTTTAATTGAACTTGCAAAAGAAAGGAGAAAAAATTTAAAGGGGAAAATTATTGCAATTACAGGAACTGTTGGAAAAACCACTTTAAAGTTCATGTTATCACATATAATGAATAAAAATAACAGGAGAAATTTTCCATCTCCAAAAAGCTATAACAATTTCATCGGTGCTTCCTTAACACTTTTAAATGCACCTCTTGAAACTGATTATATAATAATGGAAGCAGGGATAAATAAAGAAGGTGAAATGGAGGAACTTCGTGAAATTATAAAACCTGATTTAGGAATTTTAACAAAAATAGGTCCAGGACATCTTGAAGGACTTAAAAATATTGAAAAAGTTGCAGAAGAAAAATCAAAACTTTTTGAAAAATTGTCATCTGAGAGTTTTTTGGTTGTTAATAAAAATTCACCTTACATTCATCTAATAAAAACAAAAGCAAAAATAGTATATTATGAGGTTAAAGAAAAAAGTTTAAAATGGGATGGTAAATACTTTATCTATAAAAATGATTTCACCTTCAGAATAAATGTACCAAGTTTTGGTATGGTAGAAAATGCACTCTCAGCTTTAAAAACCTCTTTTCTACTTAAACTTAACATAAGTGAAGATATATTTGATGATTTTAAATTCCCTGAACTCAGAATGCAGTTAATAAATTATAAGGATGCCACAATAATTCTTGATGCCTATAATGCAAATCCCCTTTCCATGGAAGATGCAATAAAAACTGGAACCTTTTTCAATAAAAAGGAAAAATATCTTTTTATGGGAGATATGTTAGAACTTGGTGAATATTCAGAGTTTTATCACAGGGAAATAGCGAGAATTTTAAAAGCAAAAAATTATAATGCTGTTTTTACCTTTGGAGAATACTCAAGATTTACTTCAGAAGAAAGTGAAAAATTGGGTCTTTTTTCCTCCCATTATACTGACAAAAATAAAATGAAAGAAAAATTAAAAGAGATCTTAGAGAGAAACGTTCTGATTGTAATAAAAGGTTCAAGGAAAATGGAAATGGAAAAAATTTTGGAGGGTGTAATAAATGTTCCTTGA
- the rsmH gene encoding 16S rRNA (cytosine(1402)-N(4))-methyltransferase RsmH: MTNTSVISNSEIKIHPSCMIKEVIEILKPENKKIIVDATFGTGGHSIEILKKTKGKLFAFEKDPFLYERGKKTFENFKNFKIFNNSFTEIPEVLEKERTNKIDGIIFDFGLSFYHVSSSNRGFTFKRKEILDMRYNPYENEELYKKLKKLTLKEIESILKEYGELKNYKKVSLNIYKGIKEKEVKYTDEFNKIILKNIKYNKEKILQKVYQAFRIWINKEIENIKKTLSFLPQIMESGGIAVFLTYHSLEDRIIKNFLKTTSFKVITKKPLTPSEKEIKEKPNCNSCKLRAGERI; encoded by the coding sequence ATGACGAATACTTCGGTAATTTCAAATTCTGAAATAAAAATACATCCTTCCTGTATGATAAAGGAAGTTATTGAAATTTTAAAACCTGAAAATAAAAAAATTATTGTTGATGCCACCTTTGGAACAGGAGGACATTCTATTGAAATACTTAAAAAAACTAAAGGTAAACTTTTTGCCTTTGAAAAAGACCCTTTCCTCTATGAAAGAGGGAAAAAAACTTTTGAAAATTTCAAAAATTTCAAAATCTTCAATAACAGCTTCACAGAAATACCGGAAGTTTTAGAAAAAGAGAGAACTAATAAAATTGATGGAATAATATTTGATTTTGGTCTATCCTTCTACCATGTATCTTCCTCAAACAGGGGATTTACCTTCAAAAGAAAGGAAATCCTTGATATGAGATATAATCCATACGAAAATGAAGAACTTTATAAAAAATTGAAAAAACTCACTCTTAAAGAAATTGAATCTATCCTTAAAGAATATGGTGAATTAAAAAATTATAAAAAAGTTTCTCTTAACATTTATAAAGGAATAAAGGAAAAAGAAGTAAAATACACTGATGAATTTAACAAAATAATTTTAAAAAATATAAAATACAATAAAGAAAAAATATTGCAAAAAGTATACCAGGCTTTCAGAATATGGATAAATAAAGAAATTGAAAACATCAAAAAAACTCTTTCCTTTTTACCTCAAATAATGGAATCAGGTGGAATAGCTGTATTTCTTACATATCACTCTCTTGAAGATAGAATAATAAAAAACTTTTTAAAAACTACTTCTTTTAAAGTTATTACTAAAAAACCACTTACACCCTCAGAAAAAGAAATAAAAGAAAAACCAAATTGCAATTCATGTAAACTGAGGGCAGGGGAAAGAATATGA
- a CDS encoding penicillin-binding protein 2, with protein sequence MLKNKETFRIKIFKNIILVSFFLIFYKAINFQILPQGRIYEEEGEKEFIRIKKIKAKRGDIYDRNLIPLAISIIKDDEWTRKYPFGFITSNLIGFVNSEDRGLEGIEFEFDNILKGKDGMIELFRTADGKYSKLPESKIILPENGKDIILTIDIRIQKICSKILKDYAEKYGAKKGWACVINPSNGEILALSSYPFFDPENYYKFNEESFRNNNIQYLFEPGSVFKPLTAIYAIKNSLVKLNELFDVSKPIIIKDVIINDPEIEKKKKNYYTLEEIIVNSSNIGISKVAERLKMEELINFAYRCGFGNPTGILFPGESSGLIEKKKKLTKVDLLTFSFGQGLLVSPIQIALFYSAIANNGYLLHPVLVKGIKDEKNFKEFNSKIITRKIFNKEECLIIKSFLRKVVEEGSGKKAKIEGLSICGKTGTSQKVINGKYSNELSVMSFVGFFPEENPEYLIYLGLDEPQNVRFSSEIIPEMFKKIVEEILLIKEVALYEP encoded by the coding sequence ATGTTGAAAAATAAAGAAACTTTCAGAATTAAAATTTTTAAAAATATAATTTTAGTCTCATTCTTTTTAATTTTTTATAAGGCTATAAACTTTCAGATCTTACCCCAGGGAAGAATTTATGAAGAAGAAGGAGAAAAGGAATTTATAAGAATTAAAAAAATCAAAGCAAAAAGAGGTGATATTTATGATAGAAATCTTATACCACTTGCCATTTCAATAATAAAGGATGATGAATGGACAAGAAAATATCCCTTTGGCTTTATTACATCTAACTTAATTGGATTTGTTAATTCAGAAGATAGAGGGTTAGAAGGTATTGAATTTGAATTTGATAACATCCTTAAAGGAAAAGACGGAATGATTGAACTTTTTAGAACAGCAGACGGTAAATATAGCAAACTTCCTGAAAGCAAAATAATCTTACCTGAAAATGGAAAGGATATTATTTTAACAATTGACATAAGAATACAAAAAATCTGCTCAAAAATTCTTAAAGATTACGCCGAAAAGTATGGTGCTAAAAAAGGTTGGGCTTGCGTTATAAATCCATCAAACGGTGAAATTCTTGCCTTATCCTCTTATCCTTTTTTCGACCCAGAAAATTATTATAAATTTAACGAGGAAAGCTTCCGAAATAATAATATCCAGTACCTCTTTGAACCGGGGTCAGTCTTTAAACCACTTACAGCTATATATGCAATAAAAAATTCTTTAGTAAAACTAAATGAGTTATTTGACGTTTCCAAACCAATAATAATAAAAGATGTTATTATCAATGACCCAGAAATTGAAAAGAAGAAAAAAAATTACTACACCCTTGAGGAAATAATTGTTAATTCTTCAAATATAGGAATTTCAAAAGTAGCAGAAAGATTAAAAATGGAGGAACTTATAAATTTTGCATATAGATGCGGATTTGGGAACCCAACAGGTATTTTATTCCCAGGTGAAAGTAGTGGATTGATTGAAAAAAAGAAAAAATTAACAAAAGTTGATTTATTAACTTTTTCCTTTGGCCAGGGATTACTTGTAAGTCCAATCCAGATTGCTCTCTTTTATTCTGCAATAGCAAATAACGGGTATTTGCTTCACCCTGTGCTTGTTAAGGGAATCAAGGATGAAAAAAACTTTAAAGAATTTAATAGCAAAATCATAACAAGAAAAATCTTTAATAAAGAGGAATGTTTGATAATAAAAAGTTTTTTAAGAAAAGTTGTTGAAGAAGGAAGCGGTAAAAAAGCAAAAATTGAAGGGTTAAGTATTTGCGGCAAAACCGGAACTTCACAGAAGGTAATCAATGGAAAATATTCAAACGAACTTTCTGTAATGAGTTTTGTTGGTTTTTTTCCGGAAGAAAATCCAGAATATTTAATATATCTCGGTCTTGATGAACCACAGAATGTAAGGTTTTCCTCTGAAATTATACCAGAAATGTTCAAAAAAATTGTTGAAGAAATTTTACTTATAAAAGAGGTAGCTTTATATGAACCTTAA
- a CDS encoding HD domain-containing protein, whose amino-acid sequence MKKVLDFTNFLENSIFKNAFEFFLKKEIDFYIVGGAIRDFLLGKKEIKDLDILLSFNPAEIINELSRKVEGFPFLLDKERKEWRIVIKNNFTLDIGEIEKDIETDLSNRDFTINSITIKYPEKVLIDKFGGIGDIRKKIVRAFKKENLIKDPLRMLRAFRFMATFKFEIEGDTLNFISENKEKILESARERIMRELYIIFSEGEKIYETILKMKESGLLFVLVPELKNMEGSLQVYKDKSLDVLFHTLNCVYYLERFYKNYKRTFFKKYEKDLKEIFEPENRFLLFLSIIFHDIGKPLTRTFEDNRTRFIGHDKVGANIAYRWAKDFRFSEKFAKKLKSMVYFHMYPHLLGKEEEITKRAIFRYLKKTGDLWLFLFVHAYADFRATPPGKNPGYLKNLLKKVYDFKLESEKERPLPLINGYDLINLGLTPGPIFRKILNEVEELRAEGVLKTKEEALIYVRKNYLEEKEIT is encoded by the coding sequence TTGAAAAAAGTTTTAGATTTTACTAATTTTTTAGAAAATTCAATTTTTAAAAACGCCTTTGAATTTTTTTTAAAAAAAGAAATAGACTTTTATATTGTTGGTGGAGCTATAAGAGATTTTCTTTTAGGTAAAAAGGAAATTAAAGACCTTGATATACTACTTTCCTTTAACCCTGCTGAGATTATAAACGAGCTTTCAAGAAAAGTTGAAGGTTTTCCTTTTTTACTTGATAAAGAAAGAAAGGAATGGAGAATTGTAATTAAAAATAACTTTACCCTTGATATAGGTGAAATTGAAAAAGATATTGAAACTGACCTATCAAACAGGGATTTTACAATAAATTCTATAACAATAAAATACCCAGAAAAAGTTTTAATAGATAAATTTGGAGGTATTGGTGATATAAGAAAGAAAATAGTAAGAGCTTTTAAAAAAGAAAATTTAATAAAAGACCCATTAAGAATGCTAAGAGCCTTTAGGTTTATGGCAACGTTTAAATTTGAAATAGAGGGAGATACTTTAAACTTTATAAGTGAAAACAAAGAAAAAATTCTTGAATCAGCAAGGGAAAGAATTATGAGAGAACTTTATATAATTTTTTCTGAGGGTGAGAAAATTTATGAAACTATTTTAAAAATGAAGGAATCCGGTTTACTTTTTGTTTTAGTGCCAGAACTAAAAAATATGGAAGGTTCTCTACAGGTTTACAAGGATAAATCCCTTGATGTGCTTTTTCATACATTAAACTGTGTTTATTATCTTGAAAGATTTTATAAAAATTATAAGAGAACTTTCTTTAAAAAATATGAAAAAGATTTAAAGGAAATTTTTGAACCTGAAAACAGGTTTTTACTTTTTCTTTCTATAATTTTTCATGATATAGGAAAACCTTTAACAAGAACCTTTGAAGATAATAGAACAAGATTCATAGGTCACGATAAAGTGGGAGCAAATATTGCCTATAGATGGGCTAAAGATTTTAGGTTTTCAGAAAAATTTGCTAAAAAATTAAAAAGTATGGTTTATTTTCATATGTATCCCCATTTACTGGGAAAGGAAGAGGAAATAACGAAAAGGGCAATTTTCAGATATTTAAAAAAGACAGGGGATTTATGGTTATTTCTTTTTGTTCACGCTTATGCTGATTTTAGAGCAACCCCACCAGGAAAAAATCCAGGATATTTAAAAAATTTATTAAAGAAAGTTTACGATTTTAAATTAGAGAGTGAAAAAGAAAGACCATTACCCCTCATTAATGGTTATGATTTAATAAATCTTGGACTTACGCCTGGTCCAATTTTTAGAAAAATATTAAATGAAGTTGAAGAATTAAGAGCAGAAGGAGTTTTAAAAACAAAAGAAGAAGCACTAATTTATGTGAGAAAAAACTATCTTGAAGAAAAAGAAATTACCTAA
- a CDS encoding UDP-N-acetylmuramoyl-L-alanyl-D-glutamate--2,6-diaminopimelate ligase, with product MNLKDLFKNLKGEFINFKNEEVKGISENSKEVEKNYVFITLKGTKTSGKNFIKEAIEKGAICIVTDEKINEIHVPQFITEDVYETMHKILQRFYSKPKFKIIGVTGTNGKSTITNYLSFVFDKLGIKNGVIGTLSSRVKDKIIFKGYTTPPATYLYRIFKEMEKEKIDYLFMEVTSHGLEQKRIYDITLEGLIYTGITRDHLDFHKTMENYYQAKKKAFYLLDKNAPAIINVENPYGKRIFEEIDNINKKSYGFYLEELDYRIFIKYISSQGMGLKIEYNKREIDFETKLIGKFNAYNICAVFAMLKELGFKEEDFLKPLTEFEGIEGRLEKIHSKKGFYIYIDYAHTPDALNASLETLKSLHPKKLITIFGAGGNRDKEKRPMMGRIASEYTDILILTNDNPRFEDPIKIIEDIKKGIPEGEIDKVIIEPDRRKAIKKGIEMAEKGDIILIAGKGHEDYMEIKGEKIPFKDKDVVIEILEEKS from the coding sequence ATGAACCTTAAAGATTTATTCAAAAATTTAAAAGGAGAGTTTATAAACTTTAAAAATGAAGAAGTAAAAGGTATATCAGAAAATTCAAAAGAGGTAGAAAAAAATTACGTGTTTATTACTTTAAAGGGAACAAAAACAAGCGGAAAAAATTTTATAAAAGAAGCAATAGAAAAGGGGGCAATTTGTATTGTAACAGATGAAAAAATAAATGAAATTCATGTGCCTCAGTTTATTACAGAAGATGTTTATGAAACAATGCATAAGATTCTGCAAAGGTTTTATTCAAAACCTAAATTTAAAATCATAGGTGTTACAGGAACAAATGGAAAATCAACAATAACCAATTACCTTTCTTTTGTTTTTGATAAACTCGGAATTAAAAATGGGGTAATAGGAACATTAAGTTCAAGAGTAAAAGATAAAATAATTTTCAAAGGTTACACAACACCTCCTGCAACTTATCTTTACAGAATTTTTAAGGAGATGGAGAAAGAAAAAATAGATTACCTTTTTATGGAAGTTACATCCCATGGTCTTGAACAAAAGAGAATTTATGATATTACCTTAGAGGGACTTATATATACTGGAATAACAAGGGACCATCTTGATTTCCATAAAACAATGGAAAATTATTACCAGGCAAAGAAAAAGGCTTTTTATCTTTTAGATAAAAATGCACCGGCTATTATCAATGTTGAAAATCCATACGGAAAAAGAATCTTTGAAGAAATTGATAATATAAATAAAAAAAGTTATGGATTTTATCTTGAAGAATTAGATTACAGAATTTTTATCAAATACATATCTTCTCAAGGTATGGGATTGAAAATTGAGTATAATAAAAGAGAAATAGATTTTGAAACAAAACTTATAGGTAAATTTAATGCCTATAACATATGTGCTGTTTTTGCAATGCTTAAAGAACTCGGATTTAAAGAAGAGGATTTTTTAAAACCTTTAACTGAATTTGAAGGAATTGAAGGAAGGCTTGAAAAAATTCATTCTAAAAAGGGATTCTATATATACATAGATTACGCACATACACCTGATGCTTTAAATGCTTCTCTTGAAACATTAAAAAGTTTACATCCTAAAAAGCTTATTACTATTTTTGGAGCAGGAGGCAACAGGGACAAGGAAAAAAGACCCATGATGGGAAGAATTGCCTCAGAATATACTGATATACTGATTCTTACAAATGATAACCCAAGATTTGAAGACCCCATCAAAATCATAGAGGATATTAAAAAAGGAATTCCTGAGGGCGAAATTGATAAAGTAATAATTGAACCGGACAGAAGAAAAGCAATAAAAAAAGGGATAGAAATGGCTGAAAAAGGTGATATTATTTTAATTGCAGGTAAAGGTCATGAGGACTACATGGAAATAAAGGGAGAAAAAATTCCCTTTAAAGATAAGGATGTTGTTATTGAAATACTTGAGGAAAAATCATGA
- a CDS encoding enoyl-CoA hydratase-related protein, which translates to MEYKFLKIEDKVKYAIIFLSRPPVNALSPELLSDLEDAVLKISKDKNKRAIIIAGEGKSFCAGADIKVMKDFNSIEAREFAKKGQKVLQNIENSELPVIAAIHGYALGGGCELALACDLRVVTKSAQIGQPEVKLGLIPGFAGTQRLSRLIGIGRAKWMIYSGEPISGEKAYEWGFAEVLAEEGKHLEEAENLVKKILEMGPSAIRFVKTVINRGIDSTFTTATSYEAESFGLVFSTGEPKEGIEAFLEKRKAKWQEEG; encoded by the coding sequence ATGGAATACAAATTTTTGAAAATTGAGGATAAAGTTAAATATGCAATAATATTTCTTTCAAGACCGCCTGTTAATGCCTTATCTCCTGAACTTCTCTCTGACCTTGAAGATGCTGTTTTAAAAATTTCAAAGGATAAAAATAAAAGGGCAATAATTATAGCAGGTGAGGGAAAATCCTTCTGTGCAGGTGCTGATATAAAAGTTATGAAGGATTTTAATTCAATTGAAGCAAGAGAATTTGCAAAAAAAGGTCAAAAAGTTTTGCAGAATATTGAAAATTCAGAATTACCAGTTATTGCAGCAATACATGGTTATGCTCTTGGAGGAGGTTGTGAGCTTGCTCTTGCTTGTGATTTGAGAGTTGTTACAAAATCTGCTCAGATAGGTCAACCAGAAGTAAAACTTGGTCTTATTCCAGGTTTTGCAGGTACCCAGAGGTTATCGCGTTTAATAGGAATTGGAAGAGCAAAATGGATGATTTATTCAGGAGAACCGATTTCAGGTGAAAAGGCTTATGAATGGGGTTTTGCTGAAGTTCTAGCAGAGGAAGGGAAACATCTTGAGGAAGCTGAAAACCTTGTTAAAAAAATTCTTGAAATGGGTCCTTCTGCAATAAGATTTGTAAAAACAGTTATAAACAGGGGAATTGATTCAACATTTACCACTGCTACAAGTTATGAAGCTGAAAGTTTTGGTCTTGTTTTTTCAACAGGTGAACCAAAGGAGGGAATAGAAGCATTTCTTGAAAAGAGGAAGGCAAAATGGCAAGAAGAAGGTTAA